From one Lysinibacillus sp. G4S2 genomic stretch:
- a CDS encoding ethanolamine ammonia-lyase reactivating factor EutA — MKTEKIYSAGIDIGTSTTKMVVSSFLLKNVAGVTHVPRIEIIEKTVLHQSPIIKTPFINKEMIDMEKIEQFIFQQYQLAQISPSEISTGAIIITGESATKENASEVVHAIADTAGHFLVATAGPDLEGIIAAKGAGTLQQSKNTAKVIANIDIGGGTANIAVMQFGEVIGTCTLHVGGRLIEFHNGIVQSISPPIMKLMEKWPNPLKIGDSAEDVRVTQLIQEMLNIVAMTLNGQLIDEQHPLLLGHLPTWDKPVDAVVFSGGVAACIYENECTKRQYDDIGEKLAKSLLQHEQLQSFLWLEPKETARATVTGAGTQTTEISGATIQVDAEVLPLKNVPVFDCHMDTNSKEFDYAVKTAVERADALFSIQENRSPFALYFSQLPYLSFQDVRALCEAILKHLATRSSKEIPIIIVIQSDYAKIIGQTIQAINQTVPIICIDQIKVETGDYIDIGEVLPSGVVPVVVKTLAFHSK; from the coding sequence TTGAAGACAGAAAAAATTTATAGTGCAGGCATTGATATTGGTACAAGTACAACAAAAATGGTTGTGAGTAGTTTTCTGTTAAAAAATGTTGCAGGTGTAACACATGTGCCACGGATAGAAATTATTGAAAAAACGGTTTTACATCAAAGTCCTATTATTAAAACACCGTTTATCAATAAAGAAATGATCGATATGGAAAAGATAGAACAATTTATTTTTCAGCAATATCAACTGGCCCAAATTTCACCATCAGAAATTTCAACAGGTGCCATTATCATTACAGGCGAATCTGCAACAAAGGAAAATGCCAGTGAGGTTGTCCATGCGATTGCAGATACAGCCGGGCACTTTTTAGTGGCTACTGCTGGCCCCGATTTAGAAGGTATCATAGCCGCGAAAGGCGCAGGTACTTTACAGCAGTCTAAAAATACTGCCAAAGTAATTGCAAATATCGATATCGGCGGTGGAACAGCAAATATTGCGGTCATGCAGTTCGGAGAGGTAATTGGTACGTGTACATTGCATGTTGGTGGAAGACTTATAGAATTTCACAATGGCATTGTCCAATCGATATCACCACCGATTATGAAGCTTATGGAGAAATGGCCAAATCCATTAAAAATTGGTGATTCGGCAGAGGATGTACGTGTCACACAACTGATTCAAGAAATGTTGAATATAGTAGCGATGACGCTAAATGGACAATTAATAGATGAACAACATCCATTATTGCTAGGCCATTTGCCGACATGGGATAAACCAGTTGATGCAGTCGTATTTTCAGGCGGAGTAGCTGCCTGTATTTATGAAAATGAATGTACAAAACGACAATATGATGATATCGGCGAAAAATTAGCGAAAAGTCTTTTACAGCACGAGCAACTGCAATCCTTTTTATGGCTTGAGCCAAAGGAAACCGCGCGGGCAACGGTGACAGGTGCTGGTACACAAACAACTGAAATTAGTGGTGCAACGATCCAGGTAGATGCAGAAGTATTGCCTTTAAAAAATGTGCCTGTTTTCGATTGTCATATGGATACGAACAGCAAAGAATTCGACTATGCGGTAAAAACAGCTGTTGAACGAGCCGATGCGCTATTTTCTATCCAGGAGAATCGCTCTCCGTTTGCACTCTATTTTAGTCAGTTACCATATTTAAGCTTTCAGGATGTCCGTGCATTATGTGAGGCTATTTTGAAGCACTTAGCGACGAGAAGCTCCAAGGAAATACCAATTATCATAGTCATTCAATCAGATTATGCAAAAATTATTGGGCAAACCATACAAGCGATCAATCAAACAGTTCCCATCATTTGCATCGATCAAATCAAAGTAGAAACGGGTGATTACATTGACATTGGGGAAGTACTACCATCTGGTGTTGTCCCGGTCGTCGTAAAAACACTTGCTTTCCACTCAAAGTAA
- a CDS encoding BMC domain-containing protein — protein MSEEKKRFIQEFVPGKQLTLSHLIANPDPDMFQKLGIQEAGALGIMTCTPSETVIIAGDLATKAANVRLGFLDRFTGSLVIVGSVSEVEMAMLEINRFLSEMLGYTPSKITKS, from the coding sequence GTGAGTGAAGAGAAGAAACGGTTTATTCAGGAGTTTGTGCCAGGTAAGCAGCTAACATTGAGCCATCTAATAGCCAATCCTGACCCTGATATGTTTCAAAAGCTAGGCATTCAAGAAGCGGGTGCACTTGGCATCATGACATGTACACCGAGTGAAACAGTAATTATCGCAGGAGATTTAGCAACAAAGGCAGCCAATGTAAGACTAGGATTTTTAGATCGCTTTACTGGCAGTCTCGTTATTGTTGGCAGTGTGTCAGAGGTTGAAATGGCGATGTTAGAAATTAATCGTTTTTTATCAGAGATGCTAGGCTATACGCCATCAAAAATAACTAAGTCATAG
- a CDS encoding EutP/PduV family microcompartment system protein, which produces MKNRVMIIGGVQAGKSTLMNALLGKDGQANKTQALVYDDWIVDTPGEYIENPMYYRNIMATSLEVTHVIYLQDATSPKSVFPPQFSLGIPKIQIGVITKIDAPLADVERATALLQNVMTHGPIVKTSSWQKLGIEFIAPLIQLNSDEEIRQFVKDRDSPYLMYCP; this is translated from the coding sequence ATGAAAAATCGAGTAATGATAATAGGCGGTGTGCAAGCAGGGAAGTCGACACTGATGAATGCGTTATTGGGGAAAGATGGACAAGCCAATAAAACACAGGCACTCGTTTATGATGACTGGATTGTTGATACACCTGGAGAATATATAGAAAATCCGATGTATTACAGAAACATTATGGCAACATCGCTTGAAGTGACACATGTGATTTATTTGCAGGATGCCACGTCACCAAAGAGTGTTTTTCCTCCGCAATTTAGCTTAGGAATTCCGAAAATTCAAATTGGTGTCATTACAAAAATTGATGCACCCCTTGCAGATGTAGAAAGAGCAACAGCATTATTACAAAATGTCATGACACATGGTCCTATTGTGAAAACCTCTTCGTGGCAAAAGCTTGGTATTGAGTTTATTGCGCCACTTATTCAGCTCAATTCTGACGAAGAAATTCGCCAATTTGTGAAGGATCGTGATAGTCCTTATCTCATGTATTGCCCATAG
- a CDS encoding ethanolamine ammonia-lyase subunit EutB encodes MNVNLSVIFGGEKYNFNSLKDVMAKANEEKSGDQLAGIAAESVQQRIAAKAVLSELLVKDIRENPLVPQENDEVSRIIEGDINEQIYGEIKNWSIEQLREYILSNETGDRELKRLSKGMNSEIIAAVTKLMSNLDLVHAANKVEILSTCNITIGQKGTLSSRLQPNHPTDNIDGIIASLKEGLSYGIGDAVIGINPVDDSVESVKKVLQATKEFINDWSIPTQNCVLAHITTQMKAIKQGAPADMIFQSIAGTEIANRSFGISADLIREAEELVKKQGTGTGPNLFYFETGQGSELSAEAHMGIDQVTLESRNYGFARHFNPYIVNTVVGFIGPEYLYNNKQVIRAGLEDHFMGKMHGIPMGVDICYTNHIKADQNDVEDLSVLLTAAGVNFIIAAPMGDDVMLNYQSMSFHDVATLLQTFGKKPAPAYLAWLEKMGIYENGRLSARAGDLSIFER; translated from the coding sequence ATGAATGTGAATCTATCGGTGATATTTGGTGGAGAAAAATATAATTTTAATTCATTAAAGGATGTAATGGCCAAGGCCAATGAAGAAAAATCAGGAGATCAGCTAGCTGGAATTGCGGCGGAATCTGTACAGCAGCGAATTGCGGCAAAGGCCGTTTTAAGTGAGCTATTAGTGAAGGATATCAGAGAAAATCCATTAGTTCCTCAAGAAAATGATGAGGTATCACGCATTATTGAAGGGGATATCAATGAGCAAATTTACGGAGAAATTAAAAACTGGAGTATCGAGCAGCTCAGGGAATATATTTTATCCAATGAAACAGGCGATCGGGAATTAAAACGATTAAGCAAGGGCATGAATTCAGAAATTATTGCGGCAGTTACAAAGCTGATGTCCAACTTAGATCTTGTTCATGCAGCTAATAAAGTAGAAATACTGTCGACTTGTAATATTACGATCGGACAAAAGGGCACACTTTCTTCGAGATTGCAGCCGAATCATCCGACAGACAATATTGACGGGATTATTGCCTCATTAAAAGAAGGGTTGTCTTACGGAATTGGTGATGCGGTCATTGGAATTAACCCAGTTGATGACTCAGTTGAAAGTGTGAAAAAAGTATTGCAAGCCACAAAGGAGTTTATCAATGATTGGTCGATTCCTACGCAAAATTGTGTATTGGCACATATTACGACACAGATGAAGGCAATTAAACAAGGCGCACCTGCAGATATGATTTTCCAAAGTATTGCGGGGACTGAAATTGCAAACCGTTCATTCGGTATTTCTGCAGACTTAATCAGAGAAGCAGAGGAACTTGTAAAAAAACAAGGAACTGGTACTGGTCCGAATTTATTCTACTTTGAAACAGGACAGGGTTCCGAGTTATCTGCTGAGGCACATATGGGCATAGACCAAGTAACGCTCGAATCACGCAATTACGGATTTGCTAGACATTTTAATCCGTATATTGTAAACACGGTTGTTGGCTTTATTGGACCTGAGTATTTATACAATAACAAGCAGGTTATACGTGCGGGCCTAGAAGATCACTTTATGGGCAAAATGCACGGCATCCCAATGGGCGTTGATATTTGTTACACAAACCATATTAAAGCAGACCAAAATGATGTTGAAGATTTAAGTGTTTTACTAACAGCAGCTGGCGTTAATTTTATTATTGCTGCACCTATGGGCGACGATGTCATGCTGAACTATCAGTCAATGAGCTTCCATGATGTCGCTACATTACTTCAAACGTTTGGTAAAAAACCAGCACCTGCATATCTAGCATGGTTAGAGAAAATGGGCATTTATGAAAATGGTCGTCTATCAGCAAGAGCTGGCGATTTATCGATATTTGAAAGGTAG